One genomic window of Candidatus Hydrogenedentota bacterium includes the following:
- a CDS encoding class I SAM-dependent methyltransferase, with protein sequence MDIARFRREFWSAFGSGRNRPEPGLEDRERHRARDSCPDVPGMLSVKKQRLLHLAYSLLPENEAYLEVGTYMGKSLISAMLGNPRRAVYAADNFSEFDGNSFEVLQGNLERYGLREQVNFCNADFRRVFDHSLLKAPVGLYFYDGGHDYVDQYDAIRLVEPFLADQALILVDDWRFAPDSGSYARVATLRAAKELEGRMKLLYELPSRYNGDLAMWWNGLGVLSFEREARLRETA encoded by the coding sequence ATGGACATCGCGCGGTTTCGCCGGGAATTCTGGAGCGCGTTCGGGTCGGGCCGCAACCGGCCGGAGCCTGGCCTGGAGGATCGGGAGCGGCATCGGGCGCGGGACTCCTGCCCGGATGTGCCGGGGATGCTTTCGGTGAAGAAGCAGCGGCTGCTCCACCTGGCCTATTCGCTGCTGCCCGAGAATGAAGCCTACCTGGAGGTGGGCACGTACATGGGGAAGAGCCTGATTTCCGCGATGCTGGGCAATCCCCGGCGCGCGGTCTATGCGGCGGACAATTTTTCGGAGTTTGACGGGAACAGTTTCGAAGTGTTGCAGGGGAATCTCGAGCGTTATGGCTTGCGGGAGCAGGTCAACTTCTGCAACGCGGATTTTCGCCGGGTTTTTGACCACAGCCTACTGAAGGCGCCCGTGGGGCTTTATTTCTATGACGGGGGGCACGATTATGTCGACCAGTACGACGCGATCCGGCTGGTGGAGCCGTTTCTGGCCGACCAGGCCCTGATTCTGGTGGATGACTGGCGTTTTGCGCCGGATTCGGGGTCGTATGCGCGGGTCGCGACCCTGCGCGCGGCGAAAGAGCTGGAGGGGCGCATGAAACTGCTCTACGAGCTTCCGTCGCGGTATAACGGGGACCTGGCGATGTGGTGGAACGGGCTCGGGGTGCTGTCGTTTGAGCGGGAGGCGCGGCTGCGGGAGACGGCGTAG
- a CDS encoding recombinase A, protein MSAASAPSAIADITTASTLLDRRIHDAPPEAWSLAAALGRFVALEFGPGSGTAALSLAAGLIREAQAQQGLAAWIAGPGRIFFPPDFAASGVDLAALPVVRAPDAARAARVADTLLRSGSFALVVFDGDAQALPLGVQTRLAGLAVQYHTALVTLRSPGERSSRGSLVSLRCATGKRRAGHDCFSCELRALKDKRRAPGWTYEELRHGPDGLC, encoded by the coding sequence ATGTCCGCCGCCAGCGCCCCGTCCGCTATCGCCGATATCACCACCGCCAGCACCCTGTTGGATCGCCGTATCCACGACGCGCCGCCGGAGGCCTGGTCGCTTGCCGCGGCGTTGGGGCGTTTTGTGGCGCTGGAGTTTGGGCCGGGATCGGGGACGGCGGCCCTGAGCCTGGCAGCGGGGCTGATCCGGGAGGCGCAGGCGCAGCAGGGGCTGGCCGCGTGGATAGCGGGGCCGGGGCGGATTTTTTTCCCGCCGGACTTTGCTGCGTCGGGGGTGGATCTGGCGGCGTTGCCGGTGGTGCGCGCGCCGGACGCGGCCCGGGCGGCGCGCGTGGCGGATACCTTGCTGCGCTCGGGGAGTTTTGCGCTGGTGGTGTTCGATGGCGATGCGCAGGCGTTGCCGCTCGGGGTGCAGACGCGGCTGGCGGGGCTGGCGGTGCAATACCATACGGCGCTGGTGACGCTGCGTTCGCCGGGGGAGCGTTCTTCCCGCGGATCGCTGGTGTCGCTGCGCTGCGCGACGGGTAAGCGGCGTGCGGGGCACGATTGTTTTTCCTGCGAGTTGCGGGCGTTGAAGGACAAGCGCCGGGCTCCGGGCTGGACCTATGAGGAATTGCGCCATGGACCGGATGGCCTGTGTTAA